The following coding sequences are from one Corticium candelabrum chromosome 20, ooCorCand1.1, whole genome shotgun sequence window:
- the LOC134195893 gene encoding E3 ubiquitin-protein ligase UBR5-like isoform X3, translating into MSLAAQSVLQGRSRSVIVRELQRTNLDVNMAVNNLLSRDDSEMEDEEHQDTLMPGGFCVADELISFLDSHHSMAIPVEESSISLDHEQMLSDTSDPFSFSGLSSSHRRARLDRDNERNTGSIQRGVSSPVLARSWAAVVDSDRDRESRDEAENDVTAGRKRRNTGSHSDSKESVVFNEELEWWPFHEEGLNEFSHIASLSSELLAVSARGELCYWRWNASQPHDKKESGSSVLLELDNEVITELAASTVRAVVVTQSAKFVTWLDESVRCKSESLSRLENCLTCLPDSSAVVSLQTTDLFSCIQFSSGAIYWWGVLPYEQWVKKITKTKSEMRKSQIRHSNAAGAGISVGSQVVTRNSPLFRAGSVGVYCSEQEVGELIEPVWTYSEECTVRVFTGGAKVQNREPESMTVHVGMKRRHSMTECDGSESDRYEVWKLKDVVIVEELQDDVQTGHVIKVDGHYAMVYFPSADETGTSNDFDPMKTLEHSRLLRVDELQLAGDGDNISNSIPQRIQKTPRKLKFSSECKPVTFTLTSDGICVLVRHRHLSFHCCFFHLDSGRTKHLGSFPVSPMCMSPSSSLNNLSHISLYTGHSDHLVMKDVNDCIVPLVKDCLHGVREPQWLDLPPVKGFCMNVINRKGKSLLPVQLIVLAMKDQLLMPHVLRCDYDQVKQILHTLGTECSPDVLAATLQRVLSEKTSGNRNIFHACVSMCYPMAAKEIGTVGDVSSVGGPLSYETTFGLVDDKQLTSTSAGLTLDALTTTSNSTAASLVSSVIGLREVARRASQAARSGGQTHSSVMSSGLGEGMETEEATQPLTPPPGSMMNNLYPEPPPPPYEMEYGDEDTLSVASNPSLSTAAATAAGLTSSPSSTSSCSSYAPAMLSSNVISRRPPAVITDPAERKGNALRCLSLMCESRLLAPQLKCLLSERDLEGSTPFMSAVKGRAYSAALTLLDTAKRIAHIETQDSSVSTDTEVLMSMICPDGTLPDDSPLYVLCCNDTCSFTWTGEEHISQAIFECQTCGITGALCCCTECAQVCHKGHKCKLKKSTHSAYCDCWERCRCRTLIPGEQTTRLQLLKRLLSETTLVQRPNGSGQHLLSFLITTMARQSQEQRQCRLPSDHERDEERQAGGKGKDKTSGTPETGFEPPKFVRRALECCLQDWNSMRTMLLAGVEDGRRHCPGAVFDPGDIVSLLSVNEQDKFLQSQSGSVRLDSFVYTMASKGSVELLDTLLRSLVRLLNQASSISIKADITMCARRMLRSFIRVFVIGALQMPVGGRRRIFSSFMIKCQRVFKSLPCLAVEELTSIALALITPVCLGVTQSLDPRVLGGDQLSIAHDLFNIEPLSQRAASHKGKVKIRQREERGRHQEVSDENMQWVGTHDNRQTVDTQVRQLESQPDGLMSRSETQISGAESDSDSSDGDDGDKDSVRTTTSGTRIMRMVRDLEGGLMSLNDDFRIESDGEGDDFNDEDSYTDSSSYVDINQDLSSTLTGPAPSRNNTQSHPPSGSSSMQWALPDYSNQTSLNSSAPVTAAPPTSRHSNSGIATGNKQASTAKANQFEALTSSSALARVFSLLMREIADLIVTIDSCTNESNMEYAMPTKTGDAEQAHNYVVTQLKWVWDWVCCIMDSIECQLRFGASLANSTEQLHSAQSSTLSQPQAQSAASVNDMMSAMQEDSLLAAWSAGNQLPGISAIKSSSTAVSGTTISQGDDSVVRQQRLFMQYVLTLMRNESLEGGDTLPTVDVSEMKHVAYALDAFVYFLRNDPLFDGDNDAPRKLTMSQDCTSPSSSRTKKSYRKRPFFRRTKSTTHLGCAAPDPLSPMTLALPLAERPHLLQPNAKREVLFGSSVSEASSGLQTGLPPLYEASGLCRRITSIFSEKTVPIKQPRASSESKETHIVILSALDMATVATRWRLSFELFGRVFRSSVGQENESILTELGGFELRESLFRQEMEKARNSATRDLSLDVERERGLLIRQSFQQLNSYCERRQGGAGPPLTSHRVKVSFKGEPGEGSGVTRSFYTALGEAVISDEKLPSLEGILVSKKSVRYGLRQKDFENELALERRRSRSGYRSLDRSSPTLGMRRGRDRRLNYCARPFSHDYDGSHPLPPHKHALGERLYPRVQAIQPEHASRITGMLLELPPAQLLLLLASHESLHRRIEEAMDVIAAHPREELLSRRQSTDTNDGDELKDTSSGLEDSHPTSFGATVVSGCTELDEDDPLFFQPGKAGFYAPRVGKDTPTRLSAYRNVGRIIGLCLLHNELCPISLSRPVLKYLLRRKLSFHDLAFYDPGLYDGLRKLLVASQSANADEYFSALGLTCLVTLRTEEGGSVVHLVTDDRGENVPLTVDNVDDYVQKYAEYRMVTCREKSLEAMASGLSDVLTSSSLFSLTPEDLRLLLNGCGDVSVDQLKKYTSFNDETACESSSLLTQFRHWFWQVVDKLSRKEKQELLYFWTSSPALPSSEEGFQPLPTVTIRPPDDHHLPTANTCISRLYVPLYSSRRILRTKLRVAIKTKGFGFV; encoded by the exons GGTTCTGTGTAGCTGATGAGTTGATATCATTCCTTGACTCTCACCACTCTATGGCCATTCCAGTTGAAGAGTCTTCAATCAGTCTAGATCATGAACAAATGCTGTCCGATACATCAGATCCATTTTCCTTTTCTGGCTTGTCATCAAGTCACAGACGAGCAAGACTTGACAGAGACAATGAACGGAATACAGGTAGCATTCAGAGAGGTGTGTCCAGTCCAGTCCTTGCAAGAAGTTGGGCTGCAGTTGTTGACAGTGACAGAGATAGGGAAAGTAGGGATGAGGCAGAAAACGATGTGACAGCAGGAAGAAAGAGACGGAATACTGGTAGTCACTCTGATAGCAAAGAATCTGTTGTGTTTAATGAGGAATTGGAATGGTGGCCttttcat GAGGAAGGACTGAATGAATTTAGTCATATTGCATCTCTTTCTTCTGAGCTGTTGGCTGTTAGTGCAAGAGGAGAACTGTGTTATTGGCGATGGAATGCTTCTCAGCCACATGATAAGAAAGAATCT GGGTCTTCTGTATTGTTGGAATTGGATAATGAGGTTATCACTGAGTTAGCTGCATCTACAGTTAGAGCTGTTGTTGTCACACAATCTGCCAAG TTTGTCACATGGTTAGACGAGAGTGTGAGGTGCAAGTCAGAGTCATTGTCTAGACTTGAGAATTGTCTTACTTGTCTTCCTGATTCCTCTGCTGTCGTATCATTGCAAACAACTGATCTCTTCTCATGCATTCAGTTCTCATCTGGTGCAATTTATTGGTG GGGTGTTTTGCCATATGAGCAATGGGTGAAAAAGATCACCAAGACAAAGAGTGAAATGAGGAAGAGTCAAATTAGACATTCTAATGCAGCTGGAGCTGGAATATCTGTTGGCTCTCAA GTTGTTACTAGAAACAGTCCACTGTTTCGAGCCGGCTCTGTTGGTGTTTATTGCTCTGAGCAGGAAGTTGGAGAGCTTATTGAACCAGTTTGGACTTACAGTGAAGAGTGCACAGTTAGAGTGTTTACTGGAGGCGCAAAAGTGCAAAATAGAGAGCCTGAAA GTATGACTGTTCATGTTGGTATGAAGCGTCGTCACTCAATGACTGAGTGTGATGGTAGTGAATCTGATAGATACGAAGTGTGGAAACTGAAAGATGTTGTTATTGTGGAGGAATTACAAGATGATGTGCAGACAGGACATGTAATCAAG GTTGATGGTCATTATGCAATGGTGTATTTTCCATCAGCAGATGAAACAGGCACCTCAAATGACTTTGATCCAATGAAGACACTAGAACATTCAAGACTTTTGAGAGTAGACGAACTGCAA TTGGCAGGAGATGGTGACAACATTTCTAATTCTATTCCACAACGAATTCAGAAAACACCTCGTAAACTGAAGTTCTCATCAGAGTGTAAGCCAGTTACATTTACTCTAACCTCCGATG GAATCTGTGTTCTTGTGAGACACCGCCATTTGTCATTTCATTGCTGTTTTTTTCATTTGGATTCTGGAAGAACAAAACATCTTGGCTCATTTCCAGTGTCTCCCATGTGTATGTCTCCTTCTAGTTCATTAAACAATTTATCTCATATTTCACTTTACACTGGGCATTCTGATCATCTTGTAATGAAAGATGTCAATGATTGTATTGTTCCTCTTGTGAAAGATTGTTTGCATGGAGTGAGAGAACCACAGTGGCTG GACCTTCCTCCTGTGAAAGGTTTCTGCATGAATGTAATTAACAGAAAAGGCAAGAGCTTGTTGCCTGTTCAGCTTATTGTTCTGGCTATGAAG GATCAGCTGCTTATGCCTCATGTCTTACGTTGTGATTATGACCAAGTCAAGCAGATACTTCACACACTTGGGACAGAATGCA gtcCTGATGTACTTGCAGCTACTTTGCAGCGTGTGCTTAGTGAGAAAACCAGTGGCAATAGGAACATCTttcatgcatgtgtgtctatgtgcTATCCAATGGCAGCGAAAGAAATTGGAACAGTAGGAGATGTGTCTTCAGTTGGAGGCCCACTCTCCTATGAGACGACATTTGGTCTAGTTGATGATAAACAACTAACGTCTACTTCTGCTGGCCTTACTCTTGATGCTTTGACAACAACTTCAAATTCAACTGCAGCAAGTCTTGTTTCTAGTGTTATTGGGTTGAGAGAAGTGGCACGTCGTGCTTCACAGGCTGCAAGGAGTGGTGGGCAGACACATTCTTCTGTAATGTCATCTGGTTTAGGAGAGGGAATGGAAACCGAAGAAGCAACACAACCACTTACTCCTCCTCCTGGTAGTATGATGAACAACTTGTATCCtgaaccaccaccaccaccttaTGAAATGGAATATGGTGATGAAGACACATTAAGTGTGGCTAGTAATCCATCTCTTTCAACAGCTGCAGCTACAGCAGCTGGACTCACTTCTTCTCCATCTAGCACATCATCTTGCTCTTCTTATGCTCCTGCCATGTTATCTAGTAACGTGATCAGTCGGCGCCCTCCGGCAGTAATAACAGATCCTGCAGAGAGAAAAGGCAATGCTCTACGCTGTCTTAGTCTCATGTGCGAGAGTCGATTACTTGCTCCACAGCTGAAGTGTTTACTTTCAGAGAG AGATCTTGAAGGCTCAACTCCATTTATGAGTGCTGTAAAAGGTCGTGCATACTCTGCAGCATTAACTCTGCTTGATACTGCCAAAAGAATCGCACACATAGAGACACAAGATTCTTCAGTGTCTACAGACACTGAAGTTTTGATGAGCATGATTTGTCCTGATGGAACCCTACCAGATGACTCACCACTCTATGTTCTCTGCTGCAATGACACGTGTTCATTCACATGGACAGGAGAAGAGCATATTTCGCAAGCTATTTTTGAATGCCAAACATGTGGCATCACAGGTGCTTTATGTTGCTGCACAGAGTGTGCCCAAGTGTGTCATAAGGGGCACAAGTGCAA GCTGAAAAAATCTACTCATTCTGCATATTGCGATTGTTGGGAGAGATGTCGGTGTCGAACTCTAATTCCTGGTGAGCAGACTACGAGACTGCAACTTCTCAAACGTCTTCTGAGTGAGACAACATTGGTGCAGCGACCAAATGGAAG tgGCCAGCACCTTTTGTCATTTCTCATTACAACAATGGCTCGTCAGTCTCAAGAGCAACGACAGTGCCGCTTGCCATCAGACCATGAGAGAGATGAAGAAAGACAAGCGGGAGGCAAAGGCAAAGACAAGACCAGTGGAACCCCAGAGACTGGTTTTGAGCCTCCCAAATTTGTCAGACGAGCACTTGAATGTTGTCTTCAAGACTGGAATTCTATGAGGACAATGCTATTAGCTGGTGTTGAAGATGGGAGAAG GCATTGCCCAGGTGCTGTGTTTGATCCTGGCGATATTGTTTCTCTTCTCAGTGTGAATGAACAGGACAAGTTTCTCCAGTCACAGAGTGGATCTGTAAGGCTTGACAGTTTTGTCTACACAATGGCATCAAAAGGATCAGTTGAG CTCCTTGACACATTGTTGAGAAGTTTAGTGAGACTGCTCAATCAGGCAAGTAGCATTTCTATAAAAGCAGACATCACAATGTGTGCAAGACGAATGCTGCGGTCATTTATACGAGTATTTGTTATCGGAGCTTTACAAATGCCAGTTGGTGGACGAAGAAGAAT ttTCTCTAGTTTTATGATAAAATGTCAACGTGTTTTCAAAAGCCTACCTTGTTTAGCTGTTGAAGAATTGACATCTATTGCTCTTGCTCTTATTACTCCTGTTTGCCTTGGCGTCACACAATCTCTAGATCCTCGAGTTTTAGGGGGAGACCAGCTAAGTATTGCACATGATTTGTTTAACATTGAACCTCTTTCTCAGAGAGCAGCATCCCACAAAGGAAAAGTAAAGATTAGACAGAGGGAAGAGAGAGGACGACATCAAGAAGTTTCTGATGAGAATATGCAGTGGGTAGGTACCCATGACAACCGCCAGACTGTAGATACTCAAGTCCGGCAGTTAGAAAGTCAGCCTGATGGTCTTATGTCTCGTTCAGAGACCCAGATTTCAGGAGCAGAAAGTGACAGCGATAGTAGTGATGGAGATGACGGAGACAAGGACTCTGTGAGGACAACCACAAGTGGCACACGAATAATGAGAATGGTCAGAGATCTGGAAGGTGGGCTCATGAGTCTGAATGACGACTTCCGAATTGAGAGTGATGGTGAAGGTGATGATTTCAATGATGAAGACAGCTACACTGATAGCTCTAgttatgttgatattaaccaaGATCTTTCAAGTACGTTGACTGGACCTGCTCCATCTAGGAACAACACACAGTCGCACCCTCCTTCTGGCTCATCATCAATGCAGTGGGCACTTCCTGATTATTCTAATCAGACATCACTAAATTCATCAGCACCAGTAACAGCAGCTCCACCAACTTCAAGGCATAGTAACTCAGGCATTGCTACTGGCAACAAGCAGGCATCGACAGCAAAAGCCAATCAGTTTGAAGCACTTACTTCCTCTAGTGCATTGGCTCGTGTTTTTAGTCTTTTAATGAGAGAAATAGCTGATCTTATTGTTACTATTGATTCATGTACCAATGAATCAAACATGGAGTATGCCATGCCTACTAAGACTGGAGACGCAGAACAAGCTCATAATTATGTGGTAACACAACTAAAGTGGGTATGGGACTGGGTTTGTTGCATCATGGATTCTATTGAATGTCAACTGAGGTTTGGAGCATCTCTTGCCAATTCTACTGAGCAGCTTCACTCTGCTCAATCTTCTACTCTTTCTCAACCGCAAGCTCAGTCTGCAGCTTCTGTGAATGATATGATGTCTGCCATGCAGGAAGATTCGTTGCTGGCTGCATGGAGCGCAGGAAATCAACTACCTGGCATCTCAGCTATTAAATCAAGTAGTACTGCTGTGTCTGGAACAACGATTTCACAAGGAGATGACAGTGTGGTGAGGCAACAGCGATTGTTTATGCAGTACGTTCTCACATTGATGAGAAACGAAAGTTTAGAAGGGGGTGATACACTGCCTACCGTTGATGTGTCAGAGATGAAGCATGTAGCTTATGCCCTTGAtgcttttgtttattttttgcgAAATGACCCTTTGTTTGATGGTGATAATGATGCACCAAGGAAATTGACTATGTCTCAAGACTGTACATCACCGTCCTCTTCAAGAACTAAAAAAAGTTATCGTAAACGCCCTTTCTTTCGTCGCACAAAGTCGACAACTCATCTGGGTTGTGCAGCACCTGATCCTTTGTCTCCAATGACATTAGCATTACCTTTAGCTGAAAGACCACATCTATTACAGCCGAATGCTAAGCGAGAAGTACTGTTTGGTTCATCTGTAAGTGAGGCGTCTAGTGGCTTGCAAACTGGTTTGCCTCCACTCTATGAGGCATCAGGACTATGCAGGAGAATTACCAGCATATTTTCAGAGAAGACAGTGCCAATCAAACAACCAAGAGCTAGTAGTGAATCAAAAGAGACACATATTGTTATACTTTCTGCTCTTGATATGGCTACTGTTGCAACTCGCTGGCGTCTTAGTTTTGAGCTGTTTGGGCGAGTTTTCCGAAGTAGTGTTGGCCAGGAAAATGAGTCGATCTTGACAGAACTTGGTGGTTTTGAGCTGAGAGAAAGTCTATTTAGACAAGAAATGGAAAAGGCACGTAACTCAGCTACACGTGATTTGTCATTAGATGTTGAAAGAGAGCGAGGGCTGTTGATACGGCAATCATTTCAGCAACTTAATTCGTATTGTGAAAGAAGGCAAGGAGGTGCAGGGCCTCCACTAACATCACATCGAGTTAAAGTCTCGTTTAAGGGTGAACCAGGGGAAGGAAGTGGGGTCACTAGGAGTTTCTACACAGCACTTGGAGAAGCTGTTATTTCTGATGAGAAACTGCCTTCTTTGGAAGGCATATTGGTGAGCAAGAAGTCAGTTCGATATGGTCTGAGACAGAAAGACTTTGAGAATGAGTTAGCACTTGAGAGGAGACGATCACGTAGTGGATACAGGTCTTTAGATCGCAGCAGCCCAACACTAGGAATGAGGCGTGGACGGGATAGGAGGTTGAATTACTGTGCAAGACCATTTAGTCATGACTATGATGGCAGTCACCCACTGCCaccacacaagcacgcacttGGAGAGAGACTGTATCCAAGAGTTCAGGCAATACAACCG GAGCATGCTTCAAGAATCACGGGCATGCTGCTAGAATTACCTCCAGCGCAACTTCTTCTTTTGTTAGCAAGTCATGAGTCTCTCCATCGACGAATTGAAGAAGCCATGGATGTCATTGCTGCTCATCCAAGAGAGGAACTGTTAAGTAGAAGACAAAGCACAGATACAAATGATGGCGATGAACTGAAAGACACAAGCTCTGGCTTGGAGGACAGCCATCCGACATCATTTGGTGCAACGGTGGTGTCTGGTTGCACTGAGTTGGATGAAGATGATCCTCTCTTCTTTCAACCCGGCAAGGCTGGGTTTTATGCACCACGTGTTGGAAAGGACACTCCTACTAGACTCAGTGCATATCGCAATGTGGGAAG AATCATTGGGTTATGTCTTCTTCATAATGAGCTGTGTCCTATCAGTCTTTCTCGCCCTGTCTTGAAGTATCTTTTGAGAAGAAAA CTTTCATTTCATGATCTTGCATTTTATGATCCTGGACTATATGATGGTCTGCGGAAACTCCTTGTTGCTTCACAGTCAGCTAATGCAGATGAATATTTCTCAGCACTTGGTTTGACATGTTTGGTCACTCTGAGAACAGAAGAGGGTGGAAGTGTTGTTCATCTTGTGACTGATGACAGAGGAGAGAATGTACCACTGACTGTAGACAATGTAGATGACTATGTGCAGAAATATGCTGAGTATAGAATGGTGACATGCAGAGAAAAGTCCTTAGAG GCAATGGCAAGTGGACTGTCAGATGTACTTACTTCTTCATCTCTCTTCTCTTTAACTCCTGAAGATCTACGGTTGCTACTAAATGGATGTGGAGATGTCAGTGTAGACCAATTAAAGAAATACACGTCCTTCAATGATGAAACAG